A region from the Spirochaeta thermophila DSM 6192 genome encodes:
- a CDS encoding dihydroorotate dehydrogenase electron transfer subunit gives MNHPLHTAYTSVEILGQREIARGYYLLEFSYPSTAPAPNPGQFFTMRIGNGPVPLLRRPFAFSSYTDGKAACIYQRRGRATTMLTTYRPGDVLDIIAPLGRPFPLEAPSPHPPVLVSGGIGIGPILFLSRVLEAQGRPHLLLLGARSADLLPPHRPGPRTELVLCTDDGSTGFHGTTVDYLSSAERLVPNTVVYACGPTPMLKALARLAEAAGAQLWVSVEQTMACGVGACLSCVVPTTGSTRYARVCTEGPVFDAKEIAWTSL, from the coding sequence TACCTCGGTTGAGATACTGGGGCAGCGGGAGATCGCCCGGGGCTACTATCTCCTCGAGTTCTCGTATCCTTCCACCGCACCGGCACCGAACCCCGGCCAGTTCTTCACCATGCGGATAGGCAACGGCCCGGTGCCCCTCCTGAGGAGACCGTTCGCCTTCTCCTCGTACACCGACGGCAAGGCGGCGTGCATCTACCAGCGGAGGGGCCGGGCCACCACGATGCTCACCACCTACCGTCCGGGCGACGTGCTGGACATCATCGCCCCTCTGGGGAGGCCCTTCCCCCTCGAGGCCCCTTCCCCACACCCACCCGTCCTCGTCTCTGGGGGCATCGGGATAGGTCCCATCCTCTTCCTCTCGAGGGTCCTCGAGGCACAGGGGAGACCTCACCTGCTCCTCCTCGGGGCCCGGAGCGCCGACCTCCTCCCGCCACACCGGCCCGGCCCCCGGACGGAGCTCGTCCTCTGCACCGACGACGGGAGCACGGGCTTCCATGGCACCACGGTGGACTACCTCTCCTCCGCGGAAAGGCTCGTCCCGAACACAGTGGTCTATGCCTGCGGGCCTACCCCCATGCTCAAGGCCCTCGCACGGCTGGCGGAGGCCGCAGGTGCGCAGCTGTGGGTCTCGGTCGAGCAGACCATGGCGTGCGGGGTGGGGGCCTGCCTCTCGTGCGTGGTGCCCACCACGGGGAGCACCCGCTACGCCCGGGTGTGCACCGAAGGCCCTGTCTTCGACGCAAAGGAGATCGCATGGACCTCTCTGTGA
- a CDS encoding dihydroorotate dehydrogenase — MDLSVKIGGKALPNPVGAASGTIGYGSEYEALVDYRTLGALYTKAITREPREGNPIPRIVETTAGLLNSIGLANVGMERFVTEKWPYLKTLPCPVIGNIAGSDPEEYAEVVSFLEAHTDLWGYEINISCPNVKKGGITIGTDPTTVERLTRTLRDLTTKPLIVKLTPNVTDIAEIARAAEAGGADALSCINTVVGMAIDIRKKRPVIPQKTAGLSGPAIKPIGVAAVYRVRTAVRIPIIGIGGIMEPEDAIEYLLAGATAVQVGTALFVDPRTPSRILKGITSYMAQEGFTSLEDFHRFWPQW; from the coding sequence ATGGACCTCTCTGTGAAGATAGGCGGGAAGGCCCTTCCCAACCCGGTGGGGGCTGCCTCAGGCACCATCGGGTATGGGAGTGAGTACGAGGCACTCGTGGACTATCGCACCCTCGGCGCCCTCTACACCAAGGCCATCACCCGCGAGCCGAGGGAGGGCAACCCCATCCCCCGCATCGTGGAGACCACGGCCGGCCTGCTCAATTCCATAGGGCTCGCCAACGTGGGCATGGAGCGGTTTGTCACCGAGAAGTGGCCTTACCTCAAGACCCTCCCCTGCCCGGTCATCGGCAACATTGCGGGGAGCGATCCGGAGGAATATGCGGAGGTCGTCTCGTTCCTCGAGGCCCACACCGATCTCTGGGGGTATGAGATCAACATCTCATGTCCCAACGTGAAGAAGGGGGGCATCACCATAGGGACCGATCCCACCACCGTGGAGCGCCTCACCCGGACCCTGAGGGACCTCACCACCAAGCCCCTCATCGTGAAGCTCACCCCCAACGTCACCGACATCGCCGAGATCGCCCGGGCCGCCGAGGCCGGAGGGGCCGACGCCCTCTCGTGCATCAACACCGTGGTGGGAATGGCGATCGACATCAGGAAGAAACGGCCCGTCATCCCACAGAAGACGGCCGGACTCTCCGGGCCTGCCATAAAACCCATCGGGGTGGCCGCGGTCTATCGGGTGCGCACCGCGGTACGGATCCCCATCATCGGGATCGGGGGCATCATGGAGCCCGAGGACGCCATCGAATACCTCCTGGCCGGCGCCACCGCGGTCCAGGTGGGCACGGCCCTCTTCGTGGACCCCCGCACCCCCTCTCGCATCCTCAAGGGGATCACCTCCTACATGGCGCAGGAGGGGTTCACCTCGCTCGAGGACTTCCACCGCTTCTGGCCGCAGTGGTAG
- a CDS encoding endonuclease III domain-containing protein: protein MHERRKRFERLYGILEEEYPDTSSFISFAEPFQLLVGVILSAQSTDRQVNLILPELFARFPTPGDLAEAPVEEIEALVRSVGFFRMKARNIKETARLVHERWGGRVPERMEDLLLLPGVGRKSANVIRGTIYGRPAIIVDTHFGRVVRRLGLTEEHSPERIERDLASWIPPEKQYPFSMRVNRHGRAVCTARRPACASCRLAPFCPRCGVALKGEEGRGGEGDGPTTAARSGGSPRAR, encoded by the coding sequence ATGCACGAGAGACGAAAGCGGTTCGAGCGCCTCTATGGGATACTCGAGGAGGAGTATCCCGACACCTCTTCCTTCATCTCGTTCGCCGAGCCTTTCCAGCTCCTCGTGGGGGTGATCCTCTCGGCTCAGTCCACGGACAGGCAGGTGAATCTCATCCTTCCGGAGCTTTTCGCACGATTTCCCACTCCCGGGGATCTCGCCGAGGCACCGGTGGAGGAGATCGAAGCCCTCGTGAGAAGTGTGGGCTTCTTCCGGATGAAGGCCCGAAACATAAAGGAGACCGCGCGGCTCGTGCATGAGCGGTGGGGAGGACGCGTGCCTGAGCGGATGGAGGATCTGCTCCTTCTGCCCGGTGTAGGGAGGAAGAGCGCGAACGTGATCAGGGGCACCATCTATGGAAGACCTGCGATCATCGTGGACACCCACTTCGGCCGCGTGGTGAGGAGGCTCGGCCTCACCGAGGAGCATAGCCCTGAGCGGATCGAGCGGGACCTGGCCTCGTGGATTCCTCCCGAGAAGCAGTACCCCTTCTCCATGCGGGTCAACCGCCACGGCCGGGCGGTCTGCACTGCGAGGAGACCTGCGTGCGCCTCCTGCAGGCTCGCACCGTTCTGTCCGAGGTGTGGGGTTGCCCTGAAGGGTGAGGAAGGGCGGGGCGGTGAAGGAGACGGGCCTACCACTGCGGCCAGAAGCGGTGGAAGTCCTCGAGCGAGGTGA
- a CDS encoding cellulase family glycosylhydrolase, with protein sequence MKYLRTILLSLLVFLITLGCSLPFLDVSGKGGTAARATELRVGRLTGVNWFGFETGNHVVHGLWARDYKSMLKQIADLGFNCIRIPWANEMIDKAPNSIQINPSGVDPYTGEQGLNLDLEGLSSLEVLDKIIEEANRLGLYVILDNHSRAADGYMNETLWYTDEYPEERWISDWVMMVRRYKNYPNVIGADLNNEPHGNTGTGMKPPATWGYTLPEYGDTDWKAAAERCAAAILAENPNLYIIVEGVEEYQGDTYWWGGNLKGVRDYPITSIPAENLIYSPHEYGPEVYNQSWFSDPTFPDNMPAIWDEHFWFIYKENIAPVLIGEFGIKEASAADPSSVAYQWFTTFMAYVGDKASWTFWSWNPNSGDTGGILKDDWVTVNEAKYNLIRPYLANPPQPTATPTPTGTPTPTPTPTPTPTPTPTPTPTPTPTATPTPTPTPTPTPTPTPTATPTPSGEYTEIALPFSYDGAGEYYWKTDQFSTDPNDWSRYVNSWNLDLLEINGTDYTNVWVAQHQIPAASDGYWYIHYKSGVSWGHVEIK encoded by the coding sequence ATGAAATACCTACGGACGATCCTTCTTAGCCTTTTGGTGTTCCTCATCACGCTGGGGTGTTCGCTTCCGTTCCTCGATGTGTCGGGGAAGGGAGGGACGGCCGCACGGGCTACGGAGCTCCGGGTAGGGAGACTCACCGGCGTGAACTGGTTCGGGTTCGAGACCGGCAACCATGTGGTGCACGGGCTCTGGGCCAGGGATTACAAGTCCATGCTCAAGCAGATAGCGGATCTCGGGTTCAACTGTATCAGAATCCCGTGGGCCAACGAGATGATAGACAAGGCACCGAACAGCATTCAGATTAATCCCTCGGGTGTGGATCCCTACACCGGGGAGCAGGGACTCAACCTGGATCTCGAAGGGCTTTCCTCCCTTGAGGTCCTTGACAAGATCATAGAGGAGGCCAACCGTCTCGGCCTCTACGTGATCCTCGACAACCACTCCCGTGCCGCTGATGGCTATATGAACGAAACCCTCTGGTATACCGACGAGTATCCTGAGGAGAGGTGGATCTCGGACTGGGTGATGATGGTGCGTCGGTATAAGAACTACCCCAATGTGATAGGGGCCGATCTCAACAACGAGCCGCACGGGAACACTGGGACCGGGATGAAGCCGCCGGCTACGTGGGGATACACCCTCCCCGAGTACGGCGATACCGACTGGAAGGCAGCTGCCGAGCGGTGTGCTGCGGCCATCCTCGCGGAGAACCCGAATCTCTACATCATCGTGGAAGGGGTAGAGGAGTATCAGGGCGATACCTACTGGTGGGGCGGCAATCTCAAAGGCGTGAGGGACTATCCCATCACCTCCATCCCTGCGGAGAACCTCATCTACTCCCCTCATGAGTATGGACCCGAGGTCTACAACCAGTCCTGGTTCAGCGATCCTACCTTTCCTGACAACATGCCTGCGATCTGGGATGAGCACTTCTGGTTCATCTACAAGGAGAACATCGCCCCTGTGCTCATAGGGGAGTTCGGCATCAAAGAGGCGTCTGCGGCTGATCCCTCCTCGGTGGCCTACCAGTGGTTCACGACCTTCATGGCCTATGTGGGGGACAAGGCATCGTGGACGTTTTGGTCCTGGAATCCCAACTCTGGGGATACAGGGGGGATCCTCAAGGACGACTGGGTGACGGTGAACGAGGCGAAGTACAACCTCATCAGGCCCTATCTGGCCAATCCGCCGCAGCCTACGGCCACACCCACGCCCACCGGCACGCCGACACCTACTCCCACGCCCACACCCACTCCTACGCCGACGCCTACTCCAACTCCCACACCAACTCCCACAGCGACGCCCACTCCCACACCGACCCCCACTCCCACGCCGACTCCGACCCCCACCGCCACTCCCACACCTTCCGGGGAGTACACCGAGATCGCGCTTCCCTTCAGCTACGATGGGGCTGGTGAGTACTACTGGAAGACCGACCAGTTCTCCACGGATCCGAACGACTGGAGCAGGTACGTCAACTCGTGGAACCTGGATCTGCTGGAGATTAACGGGACGGACTATACCAACGTGTGGGTGGCACAACACCAGATCCCTGCTGCCTCGGACGGCTACTGGTACATCCACTACAAGAGCGGCGTCTCGTGGGGACATGTGGAGATAAAGTGA